Proteins encoded in a region of the Rhodoligotrophos appendicifer genome:
- a CDS encoding dihydroorotase — MAKHFDLVLEGGTVVSHAGKHVCDIGVVRGQIAALGQLKQSVSAEVINCTGLHILPGVIDTHVHFREPGALQKEDLASGSLSAVMGGVTAFFEMPNTTPPTTSAEALASKVAIGTDRAFCDFAFYVGATLENIEELGHLERLPGCCGIKVFMGASTGTLLVESDEGIAAVLRQANRRVAFHSEDEERLRRRVSQQREGDPSSHSQWRDAEAALLGTRRLLKLASEAGKRIHVLHVTTSEEMQLLALHKAVATVEVTPQHLTLTSPEAYDRLGTRAQMNPPLRDETHAAGLWLGTAQGVADTIGSDHAPHTLEEKAKSYPLSPSGMPGVQTLVPIMLDHVNAGRLSLESFVDLTAHGPQRVFGIANKGRIAVGYDADFTIVDLKMQRLIEDKWIASRCGWTPFAGRLVTGWPVGTVVRGQRVVWEDQLLLAEGAGKPVRFSEALHSA, encoded by the coding sequence ATGGCAAAGCATTTCGATTTAGTTCTGGAGGGGGGGACCGTTGTCAGCCACGCCGGGAAGCATGTTTGTGACATAGGGGTTGTGAGAGGTCAGATTGCTGCGCTCGGCCAATTGAAGCAATCGGTCTCGGCCGAGGTGATCAACTGCACCGGGCTCCACATTCTTCCAGGTGTTATCGACACTCACGTGCATTTTCGCGAGCCGGGTGCTTTACAGAAAGAAGACTTGGCTTCGGGAAGCCTGTCAGCAGTCATGGGTGGGGTGACGGCGTTTTTTGAGATGCCCAACACAACCCCTCCAACAACAAGTGCCGAAGCACTAGCAAGCAAAGTTGCAATCGGGACAGATCGAGCCTTCTGCGACTTTGCTTTCTACGTGGGCGCAACTCTCGAAAACATAGAGGAGTTGGGACATCTCGAGCGACTGCCGGGATGCTGTGGTATTAAAGTGTTCATGGGAGCATCGACTGGTACTCTGTTGGTCGAGAGCGATGAGGGCATTGCTGCCGTTCTACGGCAGGCAAACCGTCGGGTTGCGTTTCACTCGGAAGATGAAGAGCGGCTACGACGCAGAGTGTCCCAGCAGCGAGAAGGCGATCCTTCTAGCCACTCTCAGTGGCGAGATGCCGAAGCGGCTCTGCTCGGAACACGGCGCCTGCTAAAACTTGCATCGGAAGCAGGTAAACGCATCCATGTCTTGCATGTAACGACGTCTGAAGAGATGCAGCTCTTGGCCCTGCACAAAGCTGTCGCTACTGTCGAGGTGACTCCGCAGCATCTGACGCTGACTTCTCCTGAAGCTTATGATCGCTTGGGTACGAGAGCGCAGATGAACCCTCCGCTACGAGATGAGACTCATGCTGCCGGGCTGTGGCTCGGCACTGCTCAGGGAGTGGCGGACACAATAGGGTCAGATCATGCGCCGCATACCCTAGAGGAAAAGGCGAAGTCTTATCCGCTCTCCCCCTCAGGAATGCCAGGTGTCCAAACGTTAGTGCCGATCATGCTGGATCATGTGAACGCGGGAAGGCTATCACTTGAGAGTTTTGTCGACCTCACCGCGCATGGACCACAGCGAGTCTTCGGAATCGCCAATAAGGGTCGGATTGCGGTTGGCTATGACGCAGATTTCACCATCGTGGATCTGAAAATGCAGCGTCTGATCGAGGACAAATGGATTGCTAGTCGCTGCGGATGGACACCTTTTGCTGGAAGGCTTGTCACCGGGTGGC